One segment of Stomatobaculum sp. F0698 DNA contains the following:
- the rpsI gene encoding 30S ribosomal protein S9, translating to MASERYYGTGRRKTSVARVYLVPGTGKITINKRDIEDYLGLEVLRMTVRQPLVATETNEKFDVCVNVLGGGMAGQAGAIRHGISRALLEADQDYRPVLKKAGFLTRDPRMKERKKYGLKAARRAPQFSKR from the coding sequence ATGGCAAGTGAGAGATATTACGGAACCGGAAGAAGAAAAACTTCTGTTGCCAGAGTCTATCTGGTGCCGGGAACTGGTAAGATTACGATCAACAAGAGAGACATCGAGGACTATCTTGGCCTTGAGGTTTTGAGAATGACGGTTCGTCAGCCGCTCGTTGCGACCGAGACCAACGAGAAGTTTGACGTATGTGTCAACGTTCTCGGCGGCGGTATGGCAGGCCAGGCAGGCGCTATCCGTCACGGCATCTCGAGAGCACTGCTTGAGGCAGATCAGGACTATCGTCCGGTTCTGAAGAAGGCGGGCTTCCTCACGAGAGACCCGAGAATGAAGGAGAGAAAGAAGTACGGCTTGAAGGCAGCTCGCCGTGCGCCGCAGTTCTCCAAGAGATAA
- the truA gene encoding tRNA pseudouridine(38-40) synthase TruA, with translation MRRIRLIVSYDGSGYFGSQIQPNAVTVEQKLNEAVQGLTGAPAQVVFASRTDTGVHALGNVAVFDTEFPMRAERFVTALNAYLPQDIRVQAADEVAPIWHPRKQHCEKTYEYRIWNGRIMNPLLRNSAAHCYVPLDLRAMRSALPFLLGEHDFAAFCASGSAAAHTVRRIYRAELSAECEESGSFAGLITFRVTGSGFLYHMVRILAGTLLEIGSGKKSETAFRDAIRSRRRRDAGPVAPAAGLILREIRYLPNPSRYEAENEDWAYELTQDTLEERRESFFTLRRCREADYEGLMTRLIHESHRDGAERVYLRDLENASRLFSGREFGFYRIHENADVATREAFPYVALDLKECRKKAPSALTEGGQVSII, from the coding sequence ATGAGAAGAATCCGTTTGATTGTGAGCTATGACGGAAGCGGCTATTTCGGCTCGCAGATACAGCCGAATGCCGTTACCGTGGAACAAAAGCTGAACGAAGCTGTGCAGGGACTCACCGGAGCCCCTGCACAAGTTGTATTTGCGAGTCGCACAGACACGGGCGTGCACGCGCTCGGGAATGTCGCTGTCTTTGACACGGAATTCCCGATGCGCGCCGAGCGCTTTGTGACCGCGCTGAACGCCTACCTGCCGCAGGACATCCGGGTGCAGGCGGCGGATGAAGTTGCGCCGATTTGGCACCCCAGAAAACAGCACTGCGAGAAGACCTACGAATACCGCATCTGGAACGGGCGCATTATGAACCCGCTCTTACGGAACAGCGCCGCGCACTGCTATGTCCCGCTTGATTTGCGGGCGATGCGGTCCGCGCTGCCCTTTCTCCTCGGAGAGCACGATTTCGCGGCCTTCTGCGCAAGCGGCTCGGCAGCCGCGCACACGGTGCGGCGCATATACCGCGCGGAGCTCTCTGCCGAGTGTGAGGAGAGCGGCAGCTTTGCGGGGCTCATTACTTTTCGTGTGACGGGGAGCGGCTTCCTCTACCACATGGTACGCATCCTCGCCGGGACACTCCTGGAAATCGGCAGCGGGAAAAAGAGCGAGACAGCCTTCCGGGATGCAATCCGAAGCCGCAGAAGGCGCGATGCGGGACCGGTGGCACCGGCCGCGGGCCTTATTCTTCGGGAAATCCGTTACCTCCCGAACCCGAGCCGCTACGAGGCCGAGAACGAGGACTGGGCTTACGAGCTCACACAGGATACGCTCGAAGAACGCAGAGAGAGCTTTTTCACACTGCGGCGCTGCCGGGAAGCGGATTACGAGGGGCTGATGACACGTCTCATCCACGAGAGCCACAGGGACGGCGCAGAGCGCGTGTATCTCAGGGACTTAGAGAACGCGAGCCGCCTCTTTTCGGGGCGGGAATTCGGCTTTTACAGGATTCATGAGAATGCGGATGTCGCGACCCGGGAAGCCTTTCCCTATGTCGCTTTGGACCTAAAAGAATGCAGGAAAAAAGCGCCTTCTGCATTGACAGAGGGGGGACAAGTCTCTATAATATAG
- a CDS encoding energy-coupling factor transporter ATPase yields MGIRAEHLSYTYGGGTAFEQPALRDVSFEIPDGQFVGLIGHTGSGKSTLIQHLNGLIRATGGKLFVDGENIYEKGYNMRALRTKVGLVFQYPEHQLFEIDVFKDVCFGPKNMGLPQAEIEQRAKEALAMVGLTEKFYKKSPFELSGGQKRRVAIAGVLAMKPKVLVLDEPTAGLDPRGRDEILDRVKALNSEWGLTVILVSHSMEDVAKYADRLLVMSGGEKRFDGTPKEVFKHYEELEELGLSAPQVSYLVQRLRRAGMPLSDEITTVAEARDALRELLKGGAPC; encoded by the coding sequence GTGGGAATCCGCGCAGAACATCTGAGCTACACCTACGGGGGAGGGACTGCCTTTGAGCAGCCGGCACTCCGCGATGTGAGCTTTGAGATTCCGGACGGGCAGTTTGTCGGTCTCATAGGACATACCGGCTCCGGAAAATCCACCCTGATACAGCATTTAAACGGCCTGATTCGCGCGACCGGGGGCAAACTCTTTGTCGACGGCGAGAACATCTACGAAAAGGGCTACAACATGCGGGCGCTCCGCACCAAGGTCGGGCTCGTTTTTCAGTACCCGGAGCACCAGCTCTTTGAAATCGATGTATTCAAGGACGTGTGTTTCGGACCGAAGAACATGGGACTTCCGCAGGCTGAGATCGAGCAGCGCGCAAAAGAGGCGCTCGCAATGGTCGGGCTAACGGAGAAATTTTACAAGAAGTCTCCCTTTGAACTCTCGGGCGGACAGAAGCGCCGCGTCGCGATTGCGGGCGTACTTGCCATGAAACCGAAGGTCCTTGTGCTCGATGAGCCGACTGCGGGCCTCGATCCGCGGGGCAGAGACGAAATTCTGGACCGGGTGAAGGCACTGAACAGCGAATGGGGCCTCACGGTCATTCTGGTCTCCCACAGCATGGAAGATGTCGCAAAGTATGCGGATCGCCTGCTCGTGATGAGCGGCGGAGAAAAGCGCTTCGACGGCACGCCGAAGGAAGTGTTTAAGCACTACGAGGAACTCGAGGAACTCGGGCTTTCGGCGCCGCAGGTCAGCTACCTCGTGCAGCGCCTGCGCCGCGCGGGCATGCCGCTCAGCGATGAGATCACGACCGTCGCGGAGGCAAGGGATGCTTTGCGGGAACTCCTGAAGGGAGGTGCGCCGTGCTGA
- a CDS encoding energy-coupling factor transporter ATPase, with protein sequence MAIIEAKELVFDYITRDEEAKVTDVNRAIDGVSLKIEEGSFVAILGHNGSGKSTFAKTLNGILLPSGGAVFISGMNTADDAKLLGIRREVGMVFQNPDNQIIANLVEDDVGFGPENLGVPTEDIWKRVDAALAAVGMTAYRLKSPNHLSGGQKQRVAIAGVMAMHPKCIVLDEPTAMLDPNGRKEVIRTITELNRSEGVTVVLITHYMEEVVGADRLIVMDGGHVIMDGTPREVFSHVEELKRLRLDVPQATELAHELRQCGVSLPESVLSMEELAEAILPLWKEN encoded by the coding sequence ATGGCAATCATTGAGGCGAAGGAACTTGTCTTTGACTACATCACCCGCGACGAGGAGGCAAAGGTTACGGATGTGAACCGCGCAATCGACGGCGTGAGCCTAAAGATTGAGGAGGGCAGCTTTGTCGCCATACTCGGGCACAACGGCTCCGGCAAATCCACCTTTGCAAAGACCCTGAACGGTATCTTATTGCCGAGCGGCGGCGCCGTGTTTATTTCCGGTATGAATACCGCGGACGATGCAAAGCTCCTCGGCATACGCCGCGAGGTCGGCATGGTATTTCAAAATCCCGACAACCAGATCATTGCGAATCTTGTCGAGGACGATGTCGGCTTCGGACCCGAGAACCTCGGTGTGCCGACCGAGGACATTTGGAAGCGGGTCGATGCCGCGCTCGCGGCAGTCGGCATGACTGCCTACCGCCTGAAGTCGCCGAATCACCTCTCGGGCGGACAGAAGCAGCGCGTCGCGATTGCCGGCGTCATGGCCATGCACCCCAAGTGCATTGTGCTGGACGAGCCGACCGCCATGCTGGATCCGAACGGCAGAAAAGAAGTGATACGCACAATCACGGAGCTAAATCGCAGCGAGGGCGTCACCGTGGTGCTGATTACGCACTACATGGAAGAAGTCGTCGGGGCGGATCGCCTGATTGTGATGGACGGCGGGCATGTCATTATGGACGGCACGCCGCGGGAAGTCTTTTCCCATGTGGAAGAATTGAAGCGCCTGCGCCTCGACGTACCGCAGGCCACCGAACTCGCACACGAGTTGAGACAGTGCGGCGTAAGTTTACCGGAAAGCGTGCTCTCCATGGAGGAGCTCGCGGAAGCTATACTGCCGCTTTGGAAGGAGAACTAA
- a CDS encoding energy-coupling factor ABC transporter ATP-binding protein produces the protein MLDVSGLSFSYEDLDAGARPILDELRFSLAPGERVGLIGANGAGKSTLLKLLVGLLLPPKAQTPAITFGGLSLEKKTLAEIRRRIGYVFQDSENQLFMPTVGADVSFAAESYGYAPEEVAARTEKALSLVKLEGKAGTAVYRLSGGQKKLAAIAGVLTLSPELLLLDEPSASLDPKNRRNLLNILRNLPSALLLASHDLDFVYDCCDRVLVLHKGRLVADGPGKTVLRDKALLESAELELPLRFQ, from the coding sequence TTGTTAGACGTATCCGGACTTTCGTTCTCCTATGAGGACCTCGACGCGGGCGCACGCCCCATTCTGGATGAACTCCGCTTTTCGCTTGCCCCCGGCGAGCGCGTCGGCTTAATCGGCGCAAACGGGGCGGGGAAATCAACGCTCTTAAAGCTCTTGGTCGGTCTTCTCCTACCTCCCAAGGCACAGACGCCCGCCATTACCTTCGGCGGGCTTTCGCTTGAAAAAAAGACACTGGCGGAAATCAGAAGACGAATCGGCTATGTGTTTCAGGACTCGGAGAATCAGCTCTTTATGCCGACCGTCGGCGCGGATGTCTCCTTTGCTGCCGAGAGTTACGGCTATGCGCCGGAAGAGGTAGCGGCGCGCACCGAGAAAGCGCTCTCTCTTGTGAAACTCGAAGGAAAGGCGGGGACTGCGGTGTACCGCCTCTCGGGCGGCCAAAAAAAGCTCGCGGCGATTGCCGGGGTGCTTACCCTTTCGCCGGAGCTTTTGCTTCTCGATGAGCCCTCCGCCTCGCTGGATCCGAAGAATCGGCGGAATCTTCTGAATATACTCCGCAATCTCCCATCCGCCCTGCTCCTCGCCTCTCACGATCTGGACTTTGTCTACGACTGCTGCGATCGCGTGCTGGTGCTGCACAAGGGGAGGCTCGTGGCGGATGGTCCCGGCAAGACCGTGCTTCGCGACAAAGCGCTTCTCGAAAGCGCGGAGCTTGAGCTCCCGCTCCGCTTTCAGTGA
- a CDS encoding energy-coupling factor transporter transmembrane component T family protein: protein MLKDVTLGQYYPVDSALHRLDPRTKLAGTMVYIVALFLCNNWQSYALATAFLALAIGLSRVPLSYMLRGLKGILFILLISVSFNLFLTDGKVLWQWGVFKITEEGLILAGFMALRLIYLVVGSTIMTLTTTPNALTQGMEKGLGFLKVLRVPVHEIAMMMSIALRFIPILMEETDKIMKAQMARGADFESGNLIQKARAMVPLLVPLFVSAFRRATDLAMAMEARCYHGGEGRTQMKPLCYQSRDRIAYAALFLFLAGIIVLRILF, encoded by the coding sequence GTGCTGAAGGATGTGACCCTAGGCCAGTACTACCCGGTGGACTCCGCACTCCATCGTCTGGACCCGAGAACCAAACTCGCAGGGACTATGGTTTACATTGTGGCGCTCTTTCTCTGCAACAATTGGCAGAGCTATGCGCTTGCGACCGCATTCCTCGCACTTGCGATCGGCCTGTCTCGTGTGCCGCTCTCCTATATGCTGCGCGGTTTAAAGGGCATACTCTTTATTCTCTTAATCAGTGTGAGCTTTAACCTCTTTTTGACCGACGGCAAGGTGCTATGGCAGTGGGGTGTCTTCAAAATTACGGAAGAGGGACTGATACTCGCGGGCTTTATGGCGCTGCGACTCATCTACCTCGTGGTCGGATCGACCATCATGACCCTCACCACGACGCCGAATGCGCTGACCCAGGGCATGGAGAAGGGACTCGGCTTTTTAAAAGTACTTCGCGTCCCGGTGCATGAGATCGCGATGATGATGAGCATAGCGCTCCGTTTTATCCCCATCCTCATGGAGGAGACCGATAAAATCATGAAGGCGCAGATGGCGCGCGGCGCGGATTTCGAGAGCGGCAATCTGATTCAGAAGGCGCGTGCCATGGTGCCGCTCCTGGTGCCGCTCTTTGTCTCGGCCTTTCGCCGTGCAACCGACCTCGCAATGGCCATGGAGGCACGCTGCTACCACGGCGGCGAGGGCAGAACGCAGATGAAGCCGCTGTGCTATCAGAGCAGAGATCGGATTGCCTACGCAGCCCTCTTCCTCTTCTTGGCGGGCATCATCGTCCTCCGTATTCTCTTCTGA
- a CDS encoding chorismate mutase, with the protein MRLEEIRAKIDTLDEEIKALLLERLACSREVASAKAEQGETQIYRADREEAILERLGGEVPEELRREYLAIVRKIMETSRMYQYGLLYDWMPERFQALFAGVPYEIPGQRVKLLLTRPNRPNAMSSILSMVGDYGYNMEKMELLSYSEDRESVRFLLTVRGDLSERHMQKLMVQLAGESQDFCVMEVLR; encoded by the coding sequence ATGCGTTTAGAAGAAATCAGGGCTAAGATAGATACCCTCGACGAGGAGATCAAGGCGCTCTTACTGGAGCGCCTTGCCTGCTCTCGAGAGGTGGCGAGCGCCAAAGCGGAACAGGGAGAGACACAGATATACCGCGCGGACCGGGAAGAGGCTATTTTGGAGCGGCTCGGCGGAGAGGTACCGGAGGAGCTTCGCCGGGAGTACCTTGCCATTGTGCGAAAGATTATGGAAACCAGCCGCATGTACCAGTACGGGCTGCTCTATGACTGGATGCCGGAGCGCTTTCAGGCGCTCTTTGCGGGCGTACCCTATGAGATTCCGGGGCAGAGAGTGAAACTCCTGCTCACGCGTCCCAATCGCCCGAATGCCATGTCTTCGATCCTCAGCATGGTGGGCGATTACGGCTATAACATGGAAAAGATGGAACTTTTATCCTACAGCGAGGACAGGGAGAGCGTGCGCTTTCTTCTCACCGTGCGCGGCGATCTCTCGGAGCGCCACATGCAGAAACTCATGGTGCAGCTCGCGGGCGAGAGTCAGGATTTTTGCGTTATGGAAGTGCTTCGCTGA
- a CDS encoding energy-coupling factor transporter transmembrane component T family protein has protein sequence MSRLDSASRSLFALEELAARDTLLTLLSPLAKLLSVLFYLAVTLSFPQTALSGLLGMAIYPCLLYPLGDLPMRRALGDFRFLLPVPLFLGLVPALFGKFSILLLAVLVLKSLLAFLAVFLLAASTGIYELSAALARLHAPRLFTTVLLLSYRYLFVLLREGDQLADAYALRAPGKKAVSPRNFASMIGQLLLRSIDRAELIYASMKLRGFSGVMPGYRSAKRGGIASFLFLLLSLAYCLMFRLLPVFERFGGLLS, from the coding sequence GTGAGCCGCCTGGACTCTGCCTCCCGCTCTCTCTTTGCGCTCGAAGAACTCGCCGCAAGGGACACGCTGTTAACGCTACTCTCGCCGCTCGCAAAGCTCCTGAGTGTCCTTTTCTACTTGGCGGTGACCCTCTCCTTTCCGCAGACGGCGCTCTCGGGACTGCTCGGCATGGCGATTTATCCCTGCCTCCTTTATCCCCTCGGTGACCTGCCCATGCGGCGGGCACTCGGGGACTTTCGCTTTCTGCTCCCGGTTCCGCTCTTTCTGGGGCTTGTCCCGGCGCTCTTCGGGAAGTTTTCTATCCTGCTCCTTGCGGTGCTCGTGCTAAAGAGCCTGCTCGCCTTTCTCGCGGTCTTTCTGCTCGCGGCGAGCACCGGCATCTACGAATTATCGGCGGCGCTCGCGCGTCTTCACGCCCCGCGCCTCTTTACCACGGTTTTGCTTCTCAGCTACCGCTATCTCTTCGTGCTGCTCCGCGAGGGCGATCAGCTTGCGGATGCTTATGCGCTCCGCGCTCCGGGCAAAAAGGCGGTCTCTCCGCGAAACTTTGCCTCGATGATAGGGCAACTGCTCTTACGAAGCATAGACCGCGCGGAACTGATCTATGCGAGCATGAAACTCCGCGGCTTTTCCGGAGTCATGCCGGGATATCGGAGCGCGAAACGCGGCGGCATCGCGAGCTTCCTCTTTCTCCTGCTGAGCCTTGCCTACTGCCTTATGTTTCGTTTGCTTCCGGTCTTTGAACGCTTCGGCGGCTTATTATCCTAA
- a CDS encoding GNAT family N-acetyltransferase — protein MALRYENEANEIVAYDENGVKRACLQFPAVNDKTVDVEHTVVDESLRGQGIGAELLEKFVVRMRDENKKAVLTCPFAVKWFDEHPENGDLVAE, from the coding sequence ATGGCACTGCGCTACGAAAATGAAGCAAACGAAATTGTGGCTTACGATGAGAACGGCGTGAAGCGCGCCTGCTTACAGTTCCCGGCAGTGAACGATAAGACCGTGGACGTAGAGCACACCGTCGTGGACGAGTCGCTCCGCGGTCAGGGCATCGGCGCGGAACTGCTCGAGAAATTTGTGGTCCGCATGCGCGACGAGAACAAGAAGGCCGTGCTCACCTGCCCCTTTGCGGTCAAGTGGTTTGACGAGCACCCCGAGAACGGCGACCTGGTCGCAGAGTAA
- a CDS encoding oleate hydratase, which produces MLGNYKRQDDGQFYFVGGGLGCLTGAAYLLRDCGFEGKDIHIIEALPVAGGSNDACGDPEHGWICRGERMFNKQTYENFWDIMSSIPSLTNLGNSVTDDMFEFSSTKPCKAKARLLDADGEIIDSSSYGLNKQELKLVLSLLKADENELDDLTIEDWFGVSPHFFKTPFWYIYEGTFAFQPWSSVIEFKRYLTRFFHLITRINTASGVTLTRHSQFESIITPLLKVLEDAGVDFVYNTVVTDMDFADGDGITVTGLHVVHGDKKDYIKLNENDKVIVTLGCMTDNATFGNAEKAAGIDDSYPMSANLWKNIAAKKPVLGNPDKFFAHPDKSKWMTFNCTFHGNTFMDWMEKYTHNKTGEGLLTSFTGSPWHMELRIPLPPYFENQPEDYSFLWMCAFYTDEPGRFTGKPEYECTGLEILDEILMSLPMDDDTRQKCRDEVVAAIPVMLPYTNAHFLARSAGDRPDVVPEGSTNLGFTGQYCEIPEDCVFTEEYSVRAARMAVYKLLGMKRDVCPVKPIQYDVRIILAALVSYLK; this is translated from the coding sequence ATGTTAGGAAATTATAAAAGACAGGATGACGGCCAGTTTTATTTTGTTGGCGGAGGGCTTGGATGCCTGACGGGTGCCGCTTACCTTTTAAGGGACTGCGGGTTTGAAGGAAAGGACATCCATATTATAGAGGCGCTGCCTGTGGCAGGCGGGTCAAATGATGCCTGTGGAGATCCGGAGCATGGCTGGATATGCCGCGGTGAGAGGATGTTCAATAAGCAGACGTATGAAAACTTCTGGGATATAATGTCTAGCATCCCTTCCCTTACGAATCTGGGCAACAGCGTGACAGACGATATGTTTGAATTCTCGTCCACAAAGCCCTGCAAGGCAAAGGCTCGTTTGCTTGATGCTGACGGGGAAATAATAGATTCTTCCAGTTACGGGCTGAACAAACAGGAGCTGAAGCTTGTGCTTAGTCTTTTAAAGGCAGACGAAAACGAGCTTGACGACCTTACAATTGAGGATTGGTTCGGCGTAAGCCCGCACTTTTTTAAAACCCCGTTCTGGTACATATACGAAGGCACTTTCGCATTCCAGCCATGGTCAAGTGTTATAGAATTTAAGCGCTACCTGACACGCTTTTTCCATCTCATCACGAGGATAAATACTGCTAGCGGGGTAACCCTGACGCGGCACAGCCAGTTTGAAAGCATAATCACGCCGCTGCTTAAGGTGCTTGAGGATGCGGGGGTTGACTTTGTTTATAACACAGTGGTGACCGACATGGATTTTGCCGATGGTGACGGGATTACGGTTACCGGGCTACATGTCGTACATGGCGATAAAAAGGATTATATCAAGCTGAATGAAAATGACAAGGTAATAGTTACATTAGGATGCATGACCGACAATGCCACCTTCGGGAATGCTGAAAAGGCTGCGGGCATTGATGACTCTTACCCAATGAGTGCTAACTTGTGGAAAAACATTGCTGCAAAGAAACCGGTGCTTGGCAACCCTGACAAGTTCTTCGCACACCCTGATAAGTCAAAGTGGATGACATTCAACTGCACCTTCCACGGGAACACTTTCATGGACTGGATGGAAAAATACACCCACAACAAGACGGGGGAGGGGCTCCTGACTTCCTTTACGGGCTCTCCCTGGCATATGGAGCTACGCATTCCGCTCCCGCCTTATTTTGAAAATCAGCCAGAGGATTATTCGTTCCTGTGGATGTGCGCCTTCTATACCGATGAGCCGGGACGTTTCACGGGAAAGCCTGAATACGAATGCACGGGACTGGAAATACTGGATGAGATATTGATGAGCCTGCCAATGGATGACGATACCCGCCAGAAGTGCCGGGACGAGGTTGTTGCCGCAATACCGGTTATGCTGCCGTATACGAATGCACATTTTCTTGCGCGTTCCGCAGGCGACCGGCCCGATGTCGTGCCGGAAGGGAGCACGAATCTTGGATTTACCGGACAATATTGCGAGATTCCGGAAGACTGCGTGTTTACCGAAGAATACTCCGTCAGAGCTGCACGAATGGCGGTTTACAAGCTTTTAGGCATGAAACGGGATGTCTGCCCGGTCAAGCCAATCCAATACGACGTAAGGATTATCCTTGCGGCATTGGTGTCATATTTGAAATAG
- a CDS encoding TetR/AcrR family transcriptional regulator → MKNEKISYLTKERIASSLKGFMKKKAFDKITVKDISDDCDISRSAFYYHFEDMYDLMKWTFEAEALELLKASENSMDWDDGILSIFRYVHDNRKICLCAYNSIGKDLLKKMLYEGTSAIMMAFINNILQDVPADKEHADFIGKFYTEALVSCLVTWMLEGEPYAPEEMINLLEIAMHGSIMAALQRSAEKNGGTNSISARRSTL, encoded by the coding sequence ATGAAAAACGAAAAAATATCCTATCTGACAAAGGAAAGGATTGCAAGCTCATTGAAGGGGTTCATGAAGAAAAAGGCGTTTGACAAGATTACCGTCAAGGACATAAGCGATGACTGTGATATCAGCAGGTCCGCCTTTTATTATCATTTCGAGGACATGTATGACCTTATGAAATGGACATTCGAGGCAGAAGCACTGGAACTCCTTAAAGCCAGTGAAAACAGCATGGACTGGGACGATGGCATATTGTCGATTTTCAGGTATGTGCATGACAATAGGAAAATCTGCTTGTGCGCATATAACAGCATTGGAAAGGACCTTCTTAAGAAAATGCTTTATGAAGGTACGAGCGCAATAATGATGGCGTTTATAAACAATATTTTACAGGATGTTCCCGCCGATAAGGAACATGCGGATTTTATTGGCAAGTTCTATACCGAGGCGCTGGTCAGTTGCCTCGTGACATGGATGCTTGAAGGGGAGCCGTATGCCCCGGAGGAAATGATTAATCTGTTGGAGATAGCCATGCATGGCAGCATCATGGCGGCGCTGCAAAGAAGCGCGGAAAAGAACGGGGGAACAAATAGTATTTCCGCCAGACGCTCCACTTTATAA
- the rplM gene encoding 50S ribosomal protein L13, with translation MKSFMANPDTVERKWYVVDADGATLGRLASEVAAVLRGKNKPIFTPHVDCGDYVIVINADKIVVSGKKMEQKVYYSHSLYVGGMKETTLREMMAKKPEKVIEKAVKGMLPKGPLGEQMYKKLHVYAGENHNHQAQKPEVLTIKG, from the coding sequence ATGAAGAGTTTTATGGCGAATCCGGATACCGTTGAGAGAAAATGGTATGTGGTCGATGCGGATGGAGCCACCCTCGGACGTCTCGCTTCGGAGGTTGCTGCAGTGCTGAGAGGCAAGAATAAGCCGATTTTCACCCCGCATGTTGACTGCGGCGACTATGTCATTGTCATCAATGCAGACAAGATTGTGGTGAGCGGCAAGAAGATGGAGCAGAAGGTTTACTACTCCCACTCCCTCTATGTCGGCGGCATGAAGGAGACTACGCTTCGCGAGATGATGGCGAAGAAGCCGGAGAAGGTGATTGAGAAGGCAGTTAAGGGCATGCTCCCGAAGGGCCCCCTTGGCGAGCAGATGTACAAGAAGCTGCATGTCTATGCAGGAGAGAATCACAACCACCAGGCACAGAAGCCGGAAGTTCTGACCATCAAAGGCTGA
- a CDS encoding energy-coupling factor ABC transporter permease, translating to MADAFLSPPVAGTMYACSGAALAHSVRILKREDNESRIPVMGVMGAFVFAAQMINFTIPGTGSSGHLAGGMLLAAIVGPEAAFLTMCAVLSIQCLLFADGGLLALGANIWNMAFYGCFLGGKLWQLVMKGGISKKRIVSASLLGAVLSMQLGAFSVSLETAISGVTPLPFTAFLLLMQPIHLAIGLGEGLITAAVLLFVFEARPSLLQNSLPSARRAEKLSAGRFFGLALLASLLTAGGLSLFASAFPDGLEWSVLRLTGSTELESVETPLHRLAAAVQDFTARFPDYSLGEGVVGSSAAGILGALAVLLTVALFANLLRRRLYRK from the coding sequence ATGGCTGATGCTTTTCTGTCCCCGCCGGTTGCCGGCACCATGTACGCCTGCTCGGGTGCAGCGCTCGCGCACTCGGTTCGCATCTTAAAGCGCGAGGACAATGAGTCCCGCATTCCCGTGATGGGGGTGATGGGCGCTTTTGTCTTTGCCGCGCAGATGATTAATTTCACGATACCCGGCACAGGTTCCTCCGGCCACCTTGCGGGCGGCATGCTGCTCGCCGCAATTGTGGGCCCCGAGGCTGCTTTTCTCACCATGTGCGCCGTGCTCTCGATTCAGTGCCTGCTCTTTGCGGACGGCGGTCTGCTTGCGCTCGGCGCGAACATCTGGAACATGGCCTTTTACGGCTGTTTCCTCGGCGGCAAACTTTGGCAGCTTGTCATGAAGGGCGGCATCAGCAAGAAGCGCATTGTGAGCGCCTCGCTGCTCGGTGCCGTGCTCAGCATGCAGCTCGGCGCCTTCTCGGTTTCTCTGGAGACCGCAATTTCCGGCGTGACGCCCCTGCCTTTTACCGCCTTCTTGCTGCTCATGCAGCCCATACACCTGGCAATCGGACTCGGCGAGGGGCTCATCACGGCGGCCGTCCTTCTCTTTGTCTTTGAGGCGCGCCCCTCGCTCCTTCAAAACAGTCTGCCCTCTGCGAGGCGCGCCGAAAAGCTGAGCGCCGGACGCTTCTTTGGCTTAGCACTCCTTGCAAGCCTCTTGACCGCGGGCGGACTGTCTCTCTTTGCTTCCGCTTTTCCGGACGGCCTCGAGTGGTCGGTGCTTCGCCTGACCGGCAGCACGGAGCTAGAGAGCGTCGAAACGCCTCTCCACCGCCTTGCGGCAGCCGTTCAGGATTTCACCGCCCGCTTCCCGGACTACAGCCTCGGTGAGGGCGTCGTCGGCAGCTCCGCAGCCGGGATCCTCGGCGCGCTCGCCGTGCTCCTTACAGTGGCACTCTTCGCAAACCTGCTTCGCCGCAGGTTATATCGAAAGTGA
- a CDS encoding DNA-binding protein — protein sequence MDFMTIKQASAKWGICTRRVQTLCTEGRIDGAERLGHQWIIPIDAEKPKDARIKSGRYMKAKS from the coding sequence ATGGATTTCATGACAATTAAGCAGGCTTCTGCAAAATGGGGAATCTGCACAAGGAGAGTACAGACATTATGCACGGAAGGGCGAATTGATGGTGCCGAACGTTTAGGGCATCAGTGGATCATTCCTATTGATGCAGAAAAGCCGAAGGATGCCAGAATCAAAAGCGGCAGATACATGAAAGCAAAATCTTGA